Proteins found in one Sorghum bicolor cultivar BTx623 chromosome 1, Sorghum_bicolor_NCBIv3, whole genome shotgun sequence genomic segment:
- the LOC8085466 gene encoding ras-related protein RABF1, with the protein MGCSSSVPARSTGGLNTISNDSSPATDSKDLRAKLVLLGDSGVGKSCIVLRFVRGQFDPTSKVTVGASFLSQTLALEDSTIVKFEIWDTAGQERYAALAPLYYRGAAAAIVVYDITSPESFSKAQYWVKELQKHGSPGIVMVLVGNKADLHDNRSVSSQDAQDYAEKNNMFFIETSAKTADNINQLFEEIAKRLPRPTAS; encoded by the exons ATGGGTTGCTCCTCCTCCGTGCCAG CTAGAAGTACTGGAGGGCTGAACACTATCAGCAACGATAGCTCTCCCGCCACTGATTCAAAGGACTTGCGTGCTAAG CTGGTATTGCTGGGAGACTCAGGTGTTGGGAAAAGCTGTATAGTTCTTCGCTTTGTTCGTGGTCAGTTTGATCCTACTTCCAAG GTAACTGTTGGTGCATCTTTTTTATCACAAACATTGGCATTGGAAGATTCAACAATAGTGAAGTTTGAAATTTGGGATACTGCTGGGCAAGAGAG GTATGCTGCCTTGGCACCACTTTACTAcagaggagctgctgctgcaatTGTTGTCTACGATATAACGAGTCCGGAATCATTTAGCAAAGCACAGTATTGGGTAAAG GAACTTCAGAAGCATGGTAGTCCTGGTATTGTAATGGTTTTGGTTGGGAATAAGGCTGACCTACATGATAATCGAAGTGTATCCTCGCAG GATGCACAGGACTACGCAGAGAAGAACAATATGTTTTTCATTGAGACGTCAGCCAAGACAGCTGATAATATAAACCAACTGTTTGAG GAAATTGCAAAGAGGTTGCCTAGGCCAACGGCATCGTGA